One Salvia splendens isolate huo1 chromosome 1, SspV2, whole genome shotgun sequence genomic window, GACTGAATTTGATCCAGTGGAAGATGCTCATATTATTGGTGACTGTGTCAAGGTTCGACTTCAATCTGAGTAATTGGCTAGTTTTGTTGTATTTATTTAAGCGGTACTTATGTGAGTTACCCTTCCTTCAGCATGTACTTCGAGAGCTACCTTCATCACCAGTTCCTGCTTCCTGCTGCACTGCATTGTTACAAGCTTATAGTAATTTTCTGTTTCCTCATTCACTCTAGATGTTTATTTTCACAAGTTTCCGATCTGTTCATATTCCTATAAATGTTAAGGTTTACTAAAAGTCAACATAATTTGGTTCTTTGTGGCTATCTTGAGAAGAAATTGATCGGAAGGAAGCTCGGGTTAATGCAATGCGCTCTGCCATATTGGAAACCTTTCCTGAACCCAACAGACGCCTCTTACAGAGGTATTGCCTCATGTTACTTATGTATCAATCTATGTGCAAGTGCTGTTACATATTTTTCAGTAGAATCACCTTGATTTTGTTCATTAAGATAAAGAGCTTCAAAAAGTTTGAGAAGTAGTCGGACATGGGTGAAAAGTCATATCTCTGATAGGAACAGATACGTATTTGATCTCTTTGAAATATTGAAGTATATATCTGATGGTTGATCTCAAAACTATCTCAATGTCACAAGTAAATTTGAATGAAATTTAAGGGAGATCTAAAAAATGAGACAACGACATGCAATCCAATTGGCTTATATACCAGGTGGTTAAATAAGAAGCAGAGACAGAAGTAAGGTGGTTAACTGTGAGGGAAATGAGTTAacagaatttaaaaaatactactacttatCCCACTGATAGCTCTTGGATTTTTTAGCCAATTCTGATGCGATAGCAAATTCTTGAAATATACTGTTAGAATTTGGGTAAATACAAATTCTATGTTGAAGAAAAAGAAACTACAATCTCAATGAACTTGATTTGATTTATCTGTTATAGTAAgctgctactccctccgtcccactttaggagtcccggttgagttcggcacaggttttaagaaatgtaaaggaaagttggtgaaaaaagataatggaatgtgagtcctacttttttatattagttttataataaaatgtgagtggaaaaagattagtggaatgtgggtcctaataccatttatggaatatttcaaccgagactcctaaagtgggacatccaaaaatggtaaaccgggactcctaaagtgggacggagggagtattattttttgttgaGAGGATGTTGGTTTGTTTTGCTTAAAACAATGTCTCCAGCTCTTAGCATGTAACCCCACTCTTCCCTCCCACATTGTCCAATTCttctccaaattttatttttggggGGACAGAATTTAGTTTAATAAAGGTGCATAAAGGGAAATGCTGTTGATTGTTTTTCCTTATTAGTAAATACTACAGCATTACAGTTTAATAAAGGTGCGTAAATAATTTTATTGACAAAATCAGTAGTTAGCATGCTAAGAAACTTCTCAATCAGAAACGAGCTTCATTATTATACTTATTCTTCTCGTCATCATCATAATACTTACCATTTTTTTGTCTCATTTGTCCTCTATTCATCTTAGAGTCCTCAAGATGATGCACACAGTTTCTTCTCATGCTTCTGAGAATCGGATGACACCTTCAGCAGTTGCTATTTGTATGGCTCCATTGCTGTTGCGCCCTCTTTTAACTGGTGAATGTGAACTAGAGAATGGCTACGATACTAATGAAGATGGTTCTGCTCAGCTTCTAGCTGCAGCCAATGCTGCTAATGCTGCCCAAGCTATCATCACTACACTTCTGGAGGAGTATGACAAAACTTTTGATGTAAGTCACAATGTTAGTTTAGTTCCTAAAATAGATGAGTTGTGTTTGTCACCATCTATGTTAGTTTCTTAATTGTGTTCCTATATATTAAACTTTTCCATGTAACCATAAGAGCCATTAAACCATGAGTAATATTGTAATTCTTTTTTGCTAATTACATTGGTTTACATGCAGGATTATAGTATGCACAGGTGCTCGATCTCTGTAGATTCTAAACCCGATAACAGTGGAAGTGAAGATACAAGTGATGATGAAAATGCAGATGTAAAAGTAAATGGTTATCATGATGCTGTAAATGAAGTCGACCCTGAAACAGATATTGTTTCTGATCGAAGACACAGTGGGAAGTTAAGTGAAAGCAGTGGCTCGGCTGCTAGTGATCTTTATGACTATAAGGTTCCGTCTCTGCCCTCACTTGTGTTCTTGGCTATGCATGTGGTTTTTAATGACTTCAAAATTGAATTTATATAGTGAAAGATGCATGGGACAATCTTGATGAATAAATACATGTAAAGATTTTTCTTTCTAAATTTGTTTCTACTAATTTAATGTGCAAGTTCAGTTTTCTAGTGATTACTTTGGAGTATACCTATCTCATTCCAAGAGTCACTTGGGGGTAACAATGATTGAAACATGTAATCTGTGAACAACTTTGATTCATTGCCACATCTCTATTTCTCTTGTATTTCTATCAATTAGTATGCTTGTGTTTATAAGTGTCCGAAGTGTGTTAAAATGGGTgggtaaaaattaaaataagaatcaataaatacaaatatttgGATTCAGTATTAGCTTGACTTAAAAAAAATGTGGACATCAATTTTGTTCCACGAGAAAAGAGTGTGAGTGTCAGTAATGATTACTGAAGCAGTCGATTCAATCCTAAAATTACTTCAGGAGTTTAGGTCCTTGAATGAACATGTGGGTTTATTTGAGCCTTTTCCCTTTAATGTTTAAGAATGATTGTATAACAATAATAACGTAGTATCACAAATAAACATTAATGAACTTCCATAAGCTATAACTCAATGCTGTCACAATGTTGCAACAACATTTTGCTACCCAAGTATTGTACTTCAGTCGTATTCCTTGCCTTTATAAGGGTGAACAACCAGGATATGGATCCCACCCACCCCATCCACCAGCTCGAAAAAATAAAGAACAATTTAAGGGTTTATTTGTACTTAAAACCCTTGGAAGAATTTATTTGCACATCGGAGAACACATCAAGTGAGTATTTGTAGGTAAAAATACTTCAAAAGACTATTTGAGAGCTGAAGGGAACTTCAACAGTGTATTTGACCTTTTTCCCTAAAGAGTTAGGGTTGGATTATGTCTTTTCATGTTCATAAATGATTGGTTAGTTGGACAATTACCAAAGTTTTCTTAATCTTTTTACTAAAGTCGTCTGTGACAAAGTTATACTAGTTGATATATAGATATTATCCTTCTTCTTGTACCAGAAACACAATTGAAAATTTTTCCCATAATATTTATTGAAGGTCTACTGACCACTGAAGTTGCTGCTGGTGTTTTTGCTGATATCAGGCTGTAAGAAATGATGATTCAGATGACAAGATTCCCATGTACAATAATAATATGGGAACAGAACTAGATGTGGCATTGGACACTAGATCTAATAGCAACTCTAAGACTTCAGTAAATGACCAACTAGACCAATTGAATGCACATGGGAATTTGACAGATGCCTCTACTGCGAAACCTGCCAATGAGTCTCAGCGGTCTGCAGGAGAAATTTTTTCATCTATGAATCAAGAACTGCATCAGTATTTTCCTGGATCTGAACTATCGGGTGAGAAGATGGTACCCAAAATTACCGATACTAATATTGGTAGCGCACAGAAGTCAACATTTTGGGGAAAGAAAAATGTGAGtctttctctttttcctttCAATTGGTTTCTGTTGATGGATGAGGATCCACCTAATTAGTAACTACTATCCTTCCCTCGCCTTCTTACGGcaataaaatcaataaattaatattttagaaTCTTGTAGGGTGCCTCCTGTTAATGAATTGGGAAAGGAATATTCTAGCAAATAAATTGCAGTACCTTAATCCTCCATGTTAGTTAGAACAGTTGAAGTTTTAGATTGAAGTTCAGATAATTCAGCTGTAGATAATCCATTTTACATGGAAAGCAATTTAAATTGTTTGTGGGTGGTGAACCACCTTCTGGACTTGTCCCAACCTAGTGGGAAGGGATGGGAATGTTGCTTATGTGATTTTACTTGTTATAGATCTTGTCTTTACgaataataacaaatattatctTTCTGTTCTCGCAGGCAAGAAAAACCCTTTCATCAGAATCCATAGATTCGTTTGGAGAGGAAGGGTACGATCATTTTCAATCATATATTACTCTGATTTGTGTAATCTGCAAAATTGTTATCTTCTTCAAGACTCATAAAACTTAGCACTTACCATTCTTAAGAACCTTAGAAATTTGCCTCATTTTTTCCCTATCATTCGAAATTTAGTTCAAGACTTTTTGCTCACTGAAAATTGCTTGAGAGATATAAAGGTTTTACGGTGTAAATGGTGTGAGACTTGATTAATAAGTATGCTCCACATGCACAGTTCCAAACTTATTAGTGGAATATAATCAGCCCATGTctatcttatactccctccgttcgtgattaaatgtctcatatttgaccggcacgagttttaagaaattgtttgactttaggtggtaaagtgggtagaaaaattagtggaatgtgggacctacttttgtatatttgttttataataaaatgtgagtgcaatgagttagtggaatgcagggtccacttaccaaatataATAAATGTGAAATGGGACATTTATTGGcagacggacgaaaaaggaaaaatgagacatttaatggcggacggaggaagtacttaTTAATTTGTTGATAAAGGGTTACATACAAATTAACTTGTCGATAACTAAGCTCCCTTTTCAGAATTACCATATCGTGCACAGATAGAACTGTTCTCTGAGCTTGACTTAACCCTGATCAACCGAATCAGTTTTGTTTCTCTGTTTTGAACTTTTGAcctaaaatttttaattacctAAAGTTCTCGACACTCCTTTTCCAAAGGAGGCAATTATTTTTTAGGTCTTCATGTCTTTAAAATTCCTTTTCCTACTAGTTCGTAACATTTTTCTCAGTAATACCTCTTCGGTGCACTTTTCGCATAATCCCCAAAAGACTTCTCAAATAATGCCTGCTCATCTACTGGATGCTTTCTTGTGGTGCCTGATGTGCTTTCTTGTCGTTATTCATTTTGTGTCGATTGAAGCTCAATGGTGCATTTGCAGGCTTGCCATTCAGAGGCTGGAGATTGCAAAGAATGATCTACGCCACAGAATCTCAAAGGAGGTAACTATTGTGGGTTTTCAAATGACTACGGCATGGTAttgagtaataaaatatgaCTTAATTCATAAAAATCTATATTAGGCAAGAGGAAATGCGATTTTGCAAGTTAGCCAGGAGAGAAGGAAGCAAGCTTTGCTTGAGCGGCGCTTGGTGCTTGAACAAGATGTGAGGTTTCTTTATTAATATTACATGAATTGTCATAATCATGGTCATCATATGTGTGTGTGCATGTGAGCGACATGCGCTTGTCTCTGGAACTTCAGTTTAGATTAAGAACCGATATCTTTTAGCACATTAGAATGTTCTCTTTTCTAATTCTTCTAGTCTGGATTGGCATGTATTTTTTTGTGGGTAGGTAGCAAGATTGCAAGAACAATTGCAAGCTGAGATAGACTTACGAGCTGCTCTGGAAGTTGGCTTGAGCATGTCTTCTGGGCAATTTTCTGGCTCTCGAGGCATGGATTCTAAGGTTTGTATatcttttaattttgtaatcaGGAATTAGTAAAGATGCTGATATGTTACATATATTCACAGACTAGGGCTGAGCTTGAGGAGATAGCTCTTGCTGAAGCAGATGTAGCCAGATTGAAGCAGAAAGTTGCTGAACTTCACAACCAGTTAAATCAGCAACGGCAGCACCACTCTGGTTCTTTGTCTGATGCTTGTGATAGATACCCACACACAGCAAACCAAACATCTCAGAAGTGAGTCATTTTATTAGTGTCATCCAACCTTTACTTCCTCTCGTGTCCTTACTCCATAGGATAATTCTCTTTAGTCTAGTTGTCTACTTGGAATTGACCTGAAATTTGAATTGTAAAATGGTTTAAACCTACAATTTTGCGTGATGAGTTGCAAAGCATCAATACTGTATACACATAAATATTACGAATTTTCATTTAGTTGCAAAATGAGCATTGTAGTCAAGCGGATTTACTAATCAACTGTAGTAGAACACTTGAGGTGAATATCACTTTTATGTTGTTCTATTGCAAAATTTCTGACagttgaatcctacatgcaggAATTTTATCAAGCATGGTTTTGAATCTTTTGATACAACATTTGCTGTTTATAACCGTGAAAGAAGACAAAGGACAGAGGTGGTTGCCTTTCTTctgttttattaaatttttttgacaTAGTTAACTTGGTACGATTACagttcattttcatttctctttttttctggAAGTGAAAGGTTTGTTTCTTGCCTCTAACTTCTATGCTTGTTATGTGCATCTCAGTTATAGATT contains:
- the LOC121744857 gene encoding rho GTPase-activating protein 7-like isoform X2, with amino-acid sequence MSPTVFEFDRPRIGNSNTIFKSGHLLKLSKGLGWKPWKKRWFILTRTALVFFRNDPSALPHCGGELNQVMGGIKLNNSGRVVVREYKKLLNVLFRDGWSFTLKSETSEDLYEWKTALEHALAQAPNAALVMGQDGIFRSDTNGKDNRPVKSLVVGRPILLALEDTDGGPSFLEKALRFLEKYGIKVEGILRQSASVAEVDRRVQEYEQGKTEFDPVEDAHIIGDCVKHVLRELPSSPVPASCCTALLQAYKIDRKEARVNAMRSAILETFPEPNRRLLQRVLKMMHTVSSHASENRMTPSAVAICMAPLLLRPLLTGECELENGYDTNEDGSAQLLAAANAANAAQAIITTLLEEYDKTFDDYSMHRCSISVDSKPDNSGSEDTSDDENADVKVNGYHDAVNEVDPETDIVSDRRHSGKLSESSGSAASDLYDYKAVRNDDSDDKIPMYNNNMGTELDVALDTRSNSNSKTSVNDQLDQLNAHGNLTDASTAKPANESQRSAGEIFSSMNQELHQYFPGSELSGEKMVPKITDTNIGSAQKSTFWGKKNARKTLSSESIDSFGEEGLAIQRLEIAKNDLRHRISKEARGNAILQVSQERRKQALLERRLVLEQDVARLQEQLQAEIDLRAALEVGLSMSSGQFSGSRGMDSKTRAELEEIALAEADVARLKQKVAELHNQLNQQRQHHSGSLSDACDRYPHTANQTSQKNFIKHGFESFDTTFAVYNRERRQRTEESMGSDERNIKGQLLPYGSNGRPPSRKQLIEPPSLSDSKSTETSTSLAMDDFPVVESSKKMDYRLRLGTSSALVELTSHLDFVRARRSQLMEQLHNLDPNHSSTTQDSVY
- the LOC121744857 gene encoding rho GTPase-activating protein 7-like isoform X1 yields the protein MSPTVFEFDRPRIGNSNTIFKSGHLLKLSKGLGWKPWKKRWFILTRTALVFFRNDPSALPHCGGELNQVMGGIKLNNSGRVVVREYKKLLNVLFRDGWSFTLKSETSEDLYEWKTALEHALAQAPNAALVMGQDGIFRSDTNGKDNRPVKSLVVGRPILLALEDTDGGPSFLEKALRFLEKYGIKVEGILRQSASVAEVDRRVQEYEQGKTEFDPVEDAHIIGDCVKHVLRELPSSPVPASCCTALLQAYKEIDRKEARVNAMRSAILETFPEPNRRLLQRVLKMMHTVSSHASENRMTPSAVAICMAPLLLRPLLTGECELENGYDTNEDGSAQLLAAANAANAAQAIITTLLEEYDKTFDDYSMHRCSISVDSKPDNSGSEDTSDDENADVKVNGYHDAVNEVDPETDIVSDRRHSGKLSESSGSAASDLYDYKAVRNDDSDDKIPMYNNNMGTELDVALDTRSNSNSKTSVNDQLDQLNAHGNLTDASTAKPANESQRSAGEIFSSMNQELHQYFPGSELSGEKMVPKITDTNIGSAQKSTFWGKKNARKTLSSESIDSFGEEGLAIQRLEIAKNDLRHRISKEARGNAILQVSQERRKQALLERRLVLEQDVARLQEQLQAEIDLRAALEVGLSMSSGQFSGSRGMDSKTRAELEEIALAEADVARLKQKVAELHNQLNQQRQHHSGSLSDACDRYPHTANQTSQKNFIKHGFESFDTTFAVYNRERRQRTEESMGSDERNIKGQLLPYGSNGRPPSRKQLIEPPSLSDSKSTETSTSLAMDDFPVVESSKKMDYRLRLGTSSALVELTSHLDFVRARRSQLMEQLHNLDPNHSSTTQDSVY